The nucleotide sequence ACCATCAAGGTGGTCAGTCCCTTTTCGGCCACGATCGCCCGCGTCAAGTCGGCGACGTAGACAGCAGTTTTGGGATCGAGGGCGGCAGTGTGTTCGTCCAGCAATAAAATCTCGCGATTGGCTAGGGTGGCCATGAGTAAACTGACCGCCTGCCGCTGACCGCCCGAGAGTAGCCCCATGCGATCGCCGAGGCGATTTTCCAGGCCCAAGTCGAGCCGTTCGAGATGGCTGCGAAATTCCACCATCATACGGCGGTTGAGGGCTCGCCCGAGCGAGCGCCGCTGGCCCCGCCGGTAGGCTAGGGCCATATTTTCGGCAAGGGTGAGATGGGCGCAGGAGCCTGCCAGGGGATCTTGAAAGACGCGGGCCACTAGGCGGGCGCGTTTGGGGGCGGGCCAGCGGGTGACATCGCGACCGGCGATGGTGATGCTGCCGCGATCGCAGGCGATATCTCCGGCAATGGCCCCCAATAAAGTGGATTTGCCTGCGCCGTTACTGCCAATCACCGTGACGAACTGGCCGGAGGGGATGGTCAGACTCATCCCCTGCAGCGCCCGCGTTTCCATTGGGGTGCCGGGATTGAAGGTGACCTGGAGGTGCTCTGCCGAAATCACGAGACAGTTTCCTTGCGGCGGAGGAGCTTGAGGGGGTTGCGGGCGTTGGGTAAGACGAGGGCTAGGGTGACTAAGACGGCGGTGACGAGGTTGAGATCCTGAGCTTGCAGGCCGATCGCATCCACATTCAGGGCAAAGGCCACCACAATGCGATACACAATCGACCCCGCCACTGCCCCCGTAGTGGACAGCCACACCCATCCCCCCGGCAATAGCGATTCCCCAATAATGACTGCGGCTAAGCCAAACACAATCGTGCCCACTCCCATCGTTACGTCGGCAAATCCAAAGGTTTGGGCAAACAGTGCCCCTCCGAGTGCCACCAACCCGTTGCTGAGGCCCATGCCCAACAGCGTGGCTGCACCAGTGGAAATGCCTTGGGCGCGAGCCATGCGCGGATTGGCTCCGGTGGCGCGCATGGCTAATCCCATTTCGGTGGCTAAAAACCAATCGGTGGCGAATTTGGCGGCGATCGCGATCGCCAGCAAGACGAACAGTTCGATATAGCGCTCGGGCAGCCAATCTCCCCAACGTTCGAGGGGAGTGTAAAGGGTGGATTGTCTCAACAGCGCTACATTCGGTCGCCCCATGACCCGCAAGTTAATCGAATAGAGCGAAATCATCGTCAGGATGCTAGCCAGTAAGTTAAGGATTTTGAGCTGGACGTTGAGCCAAGCGGTGACTAACCCGGCGATCGCCCCGGCCAGTATCGCCAGTGCCGTTGCCGCATAAGGGTTCCAGCCCCCCACAATCAGGGTGGCGGCGACTGCGCCCCCCAAGGCAAAACTGCCATCTACGGTCAAATCGGGAAAGTCCAGCACCCGAAAGGACAGATATACCCCCAGCGCCACCAGACCGAAAATCAATCCGGTCTCGATCGCCCCTACCAGTGCCGTCCAGCTCACCCGACCCCTCTATTCCGCTTCTCGCATAATCGCATCCGCTCGCGCCAGCACTGCGGCGGGGATATCCACTCCCATCGCCGCCGCCGCCTCGAGGTCGATCGCCAGTTCGAGTCGATCGATCGACTGTACTGCAATAGTGCCGGGATCTTCCCCCTCCAGTACCCGCACCACAATTGCCCCCGTTTGGCGACCGACATCGTAATAGTCGAACCCCAGCGCGGCGATCGCCCCCCGCGCGACTGAATCAGTATCTCCTGCAAAGACGGGCAGTTGATTTTCTCGACCCACTAACACCACAGACTCGAAGGCTGAAATCACCGTATTATCTGTCGGTACGTAGATGGCATCGCTGCGGCCCACCAAACTTTCGGCTGCTGCGGCCACATCGCTCGATCGCGCAACAGTGGCTTTGACAATATCGAGCCCCCGCTCGGGGGCTTCGGCCTCCATGAGTTTGACGAGGCTGGCGGAATTATCTTCTCCGGCGTTGAAGATAACCCCAACGGTTTGTGCTGTGGGGACAATTTCGAGCAGCAGATCGAGTTGAGAGCCAATTGGAGTGAGATCGGTGACGCCTGTGGCATGTCCTCCCGGAATCTCCAGACTATCGACGAGGGAAGCGCCTACGGGATCGGTGACGGCAGAGAAGATGACGGGAATCTCTCGGGCAGCCGCGACAGCCGCTTGGGCAGAAGGAGTGGCGATCGCCACGATGACATCGGGCTCGTCTCCGACAAATTTGCTGGCAATTTGAACAGCGGTGGTGGGGCTGCCTTGGGCACTTTCCCAAGTCCACTGCAGGGTGTCGCCGATAACATAGCCCGAGGCGGCCAATTCGTCGCGAATGCCGTCGCGGGCAGCATCGAGGGCAGGGTGTTCCACAATTTGAGTCACCGCCACTGACAGGGTCTCAGTTCCTGCGGCGGGGGTGTTTGGGGCAGGGGTGCAGGCAGATAGGCTCAACCCGGCGACGACTAAAAGTACAGATGCACTGCGGAGCCGAGGGGGGGCGATCGCGATCGCTGCAAGAATCGGGGTCAGTCTGGCAATCATGGTTAGGCCGGAGTTGATTCGGTTATACCCCAGATTGGGGATGTTCTTAGCAGGGGAATCTGCGTTTCAACTGCGATCCCCAAAATCTAAAGGCTTTATTGAGCCATAGTGGTGACTCATTTAAAGGTCGGCCATAATAGTGCCAAAGTGGCCCCAACAGGGGTCGATTACTCCATATTTATGGTGACCGCTATGGACAAGGTCAGAATATACACCATCAAGCGCCAGTTGGGACTGCCCAGGTGCCAGCCAATTCTCGATGCTTGTAACGAGCTGAGAATTCCGGTGAAGACGGCTAGCAGCACGTTAACGAAGGCACAGGCGTTACAGGTGGTGGAGTGGCTGCAGGCGGAGACTGCGAAGCAAAAGGTCCAGCCTACGGCGGCTCCCGATCGGGGCAGTAATGGTGCGCCGGAAATCTATAAGAATGGCAATCGCTCGTTTATGTTGAAGGTGACTGGCCTGAAGGGGGCGGGAATGCGCAAGGCGGTGATGAATATATCGGTGCCGTTTGGTCGTTTGGGGGCTGAGATTCAGCGGCTGAATCGGTCGAATGCAAAGATTTTAGAGGTGAATACGGTTTGGTCGGACAAATGATCTGTGCGGAGAGGCGCCCTCGATCGGTTTCCTACACCTAAGAATTAAATAGGATTTCGCAACTCCATTTGCTAGGATTGTGAGGCTATCTATGGAACGTCACACTTGACTAAAGCTGTCGAGATACCCCCGACCGTTGATGTCTTCTTGCAAGAGCTTGCCACCATTCAACAAGCGGGGCCAAAGCGTATTGCTATTCTGGGAAGTCGCCACGTCCCCATTACCCATCAATACTTGATTGAAATGCTCAGCTACGCGCTGGCATTAACGGGCAACCGCATGCTCACTTCGGGGGCTCAAGGGACCAATTCTGCCGCTATTCGAGGCGCTATGCGGGCAGACGAGGGCGCGCTGACCGTGATTTTGCCCCAAAGTCTAGACAAGCAGCCCGCAGAGTCGCGCGCCCAGCTCGAAAGCGTGATGCACTTGGTGGAGCATCCCGAAAATGACCATCTGTCGCTGGCTGAGGCCAGCTCCCTCTGCAATACCGAAATTATTAGTAAGTGCCAGCAGCTCATTTGCTTTGCGTTCCACGACAGTACCACCCTGCAAGAAGCCTGCGCCTATGCTGAAGACCAACATAAAGTGGTGACGCTGTTTTACTTCGATTGAATTTGTAGTTTGACGATAGGATTCCCCTGCTGTGCAAAAGACCGATTGAGCGCACTGTGCTGATGGGCGTTGAGTTGTCCTGGGAAAGTGGAATTGAACTCGCGATCGCGATAAATTGGGGTTTCGACAGTCGTCCGCAACCCCATCGTCAGACGGCAGTGTCGAACAGCCCAGTGGTAAAGCGCATCGCCCGATCTTGGGGAGCCCAGACATGACCAGTGCCACCGTCGAGATTCTCGATGCAGCCGAAGTGCGACGCACCCTCACCCGCCTTGCTTCAGAAATTATCGAACACCATCCCGATCTCAGCCGCGTCGTGCTATTGGGTATCCGCACCCGTGGTGTCCCCCTCGCCCATCGCCTAGCCGACCAAATTCAGCGGCTAGAGTCTGGAGCCTTTGGTGCCGAATCCGCCGATTCATCCTCCACTCCAGGCACTGCTCCCGAATTTGCGGCTCCCCACATCGATGTTGGCGCGCTCGACATCACCTTCTACCGCGACGATCTCGAGCGCCTTCACATGCGCACCCCTCGCCCCAGCGATCTGCCCTGCGATATTACCGATCGCCAAGTGATTCTCGTGGACGATGTCATCTATAGCGGTCGCACCATCCGAGCGGCTCTAGAAGCCGTCAACGGTTTCGGTCGCCCCGAGCTCGTGCGCCTAGCGGTTCTGATCGATCGCGGCCATCGCCAATTGCCCGTCCATCCCGACTATGTGGGCAAGCAGCTACCCACCTCTCTCTCCGAAAGCATTCGCGTTCACGTTAC is from Synechococcus sp. PCC 7336 and encodes:
- a CDS encoding ABC transporter ATP-binding protein, which codes for MISAEHLQVTFNPGTPMETRALQGMSLTIPSGQFVTVIGSNGAGKSTLLGAIAGDIACDRGSITIAGRDVTRWPAPKRARLVARVFQDPLAGSCAHLTLAENMALAYRRGQRRSLGRALNRRMMVEFRSHLERLDLGLENRLGDRMGLLSGGQRQAVSLLMATLANREILLLDEHTAALDPKTAVYVADLTRAIVAEKGLTTLMVTHSMRQALDLGDRTLMLHEGRIVFDVSGAERASLDVPDLLRMFEQLRGEALSNDSLLLS
- a CDS encoding ABC transporter permease; protein product: MSWTALVGAIETGLIFGLVALGVYLSFRVLDFPDLTVDGSFALGGAVAATLIVGGWNPYAATALAILAGAIAGLVTAWLNVQLKILNLLASILTMISLYSINLRVMGRPNVALLRQSTLYTPLERWGDWLPERYIELFVLLAIAIAAKFATDWFLATEMGLAMRATGANPRMARAQGISTGAATLLGMGLSNGLVALGGALFAQTFGFADVTMGVGTIVFGLAAVIIGESLLPGGWVWLSTTGAVAGSIVYRIVVAFALNVDAIGLQAQDLNLVTAVLVTLALVLPNARNPLKLLRRKETVS
- a CDS encoding ABC transporter substrate-binding protein, yielding MIARLTPILAAIAIAPPRLRSASVLLVVAGLSLSACTPAPNTPAAGTETLSVAVTQIVEHPALDAARDGIRDELAASGYVIGDTLQWTWESAQGSPTTAVQIASKFVGDEPDVIVAIATPSAQAAVAAAREIPVIFSAVTDPVGASLVDSLEIPGGHATGVTDLTPIGSQLDLLLEIVPTAQTVGVIFNAGEDNSASLVKLMEAEAPERGLDIVKATVARSSDVAAAAESLVGRSDAIYVPTDNTVISAFESVVLVGRENQLPVFAGDTDSVARGAIAALGFDYYDVGRQTGAIVVRVLEGEDPGTIAVQSIDRLELAIDLEAAAAMGVDIPAAVLARADAIMREAE
- a CDS encoding phycobilisome linker polypeptide — translated: MTHLKVGHNSAKVAPTGVDYSIFMVTAMDKVRIYTIKRQLGLPRCQPILDACNELRIPVKTASSTLTKAQALQVVEWLQAETAKQKVQPTAAPDRGSNGAPEIYKNGNRSFMLKVTGLKGAGMRKAVMNISVPFGRLGAEIQRLNRSNAKILEVNTVWSDK
- the pyrR gene encoding bifunctional pyr operon transcriptional regulator/uracil phosphoribosyltransferase PyrR, coding for MTSATVEILDAAEVRRTLTRLASEIIEHHPDLSRVVLLGIRTRGVPLAHRLADQIQRLESGAFGAESADSSSTPGTAPEFAAPHIDVGALDITFYRDDLERLHMRTPRPSDLPCDITDRQVILVDDVIYSGRTIRAALEAVNGFGRPELVRLAVLIDRGHRQLPVHPDYVGKQLPTSLSESIRVHVTEIDGKDRVFLKRAEAI